The following is a genomic window from Candidatus Zymogenus saltonus.
TGTCCGGAATTATCCCGACACCGAGGAAGGGGCCAAGGCCCTCTTCACCGAGGGGGTTATATACAGGGAGATGTTCAACTACTCGATAACCCTGGGAGAGCTCTACAAATCGGAAAAGACCTTCAAGCGGTTTTTGAGGGAGTACCCAAAACACCCCCTCTGTGCGGACGCCCAAAAGAATATCAACGAGATAAAAGAGCAGAAGGAGAAAAACAACCTCATCAGGGTCAGCACCGTAAAGCCAGATCCGAATGGTTTTCCCGGGCGGGACAAGGCCCTGGCAAAGGACGATAAAGAGGAGAAGCCGAAAAAGAGAGTCAATAAATACCTTGCCAAGAAGGAGGATTCTACGCCTCCCCAAAAACCGGACAAGACGGAGGTAGCCAAGGTGGAGACACCCCCTCCGAAGATCGAGGAGCCTGTAAAGACAAAGACGGTAAAGCACCAAGCGCCTCCCGATAAAGAGGAGCCTCCCAAGATGGATGTGGCAAAGGTCGAGTTGCCTGAAACCTCAGGGGACGAGGATTCAGCTATAGAGGAGAGTTCCGTAATAGACAGCGGCACCGGCGGTGATTTCGTCGCCGAAAACGACCCCTCGCTCCCCACCGGGTGGGAATCCAATGAAAATGTAAAGCTGGCGTCGGCCGAGCCCCCGAATGAGAGAAAGGAGGTCGTAGTCGACGAAAATCCACCAGTCAAAACCGAGACGGCAAGCGGGGCGCCGCACGAAAGCCGGCCGAACAGATCCACGGCGGACCTCCCGCCTCCCCCCCAGGCGCTGCCCCAGCCCCAACCCATCGCTGAGGTCATGACGATCCGCTTCTTCTCCGACACCGATCACACAAGGATCGTTGTGGACACCGATTCGGGCATTACATACAAGGGGGCCTCCCTACCAGAGGATAACGATGTGGGGGTCGGACCGCGGATATATATCGACCTTTTCGACACGAGGCTATCGCCCGGGCTCGATTCCCCGATCACCATCGGCGACGGCCTCGTGGAAAGGATTCGCTGGTCGCAAAACAGGGAGAAGATCGTCCGCGTGGTTCTCGATCTGGACATTGCTGCCGAGTACAACGTCTTCAGCCTCAAAAATCCTGATCGGGTCGTAATCGACGTCTTAAGGAACTGACGCCCCGCCCCCCTCCGACCCCCCCCTCAACTTTTACCCAAGCTTTTTTTACGTGGCCCTTCCGGCAAAAGATTTAAAAAAGGGAAACCGCCCTTATATCCAAAAGATATAAGTGACAATTTCCCCCAACTTTAAAAGTATCGTCCCCGAAGGCGGTCAGCCTATTTTTTATACAGAAAAAACCGGGCCGTCTGAGACGGCCTCAACGCCGTTCCGCCCTTTCACCTGTCCAATATAATTACCGCCGACACCTTATCCCATCCACCCCGATTTTTAATATGCAGTCCCGGAAAACCTTCGACCTGCTTGAGACCCAAAGGCCCGGCCCCGCCGATCTCCCACTCCTCACAAAAAGGCCGCCGTCCCACCAAAAATATCCCTACCTCACCCCTTCTCTCCTCATACGTTCAACACCCCAACCTTCCCCACCGAGCCTCCACCTCCTGATCCCACTTCCCGATCCCCCCCGATCCCCCCTCCCGATCCTCCTTCCCCCAGCGGGATCGAAGCACCCGGCCACACTAAGTAATATCCTATCACACTTTCCACCCACTTATTCCTCGTCCGCTCCTCCTCCCAATCATACAGTCATCCATTCACCCTTTCCCTAATAAAA
Proteins encoded in this region:
- a CDS encoding AMIN domain-containing protein, encoding MKSSLKRFFVFCSFFSLLFVFVSGAGADAAKDKLAYAQKSYEDLQKSEKRKSYKSLWLDVIKQFESVVRNYPDTEEGAKALFTEGVIYREMFNYSITLGELYKSEKTFKRFLREYPKHPLCADAQKNINEIKEQKEKNNLIRVSTVKPDPNGFPGRDKALAKDDKEEKPKKRVNKYLAKKEDSTPPQKPDKTEVAKVETPPPKIEEPVKTKTVKHQAPPDKEEPPKMDVAKVELPETSGDEDSAIEESSVIDSGTGGDFVAENDPSLPTGWESNENVKLASAEPPNERKEVVVDENPPVKTETASGAPHESRPNRSTADLPPPPQALPQPQPIAEVMTIRFFSDTDHTRIVVDTDSGITYKGASLPEDNDVGVGPRIYIDLFDTRLSPGLDSPITIGDGLVERIRWSQNREKIVRVVLDLDIAAEYNVFSLKNPDRVVIDVLRN